TTTAGGAAGGCGTCCCATTTTTCGCTTTCGCGTTCGATTTCTATGGGGCACACTATCTTTGCTATGCCGTCGATTATGGTTTCGTTGCTGCCGTGTCTGCAAACCATGTGGCCGCCGTCGTCGATGCGGATGTCGCAGGGTTTGTGGTCAAAACAGAGGCACTCTATTTCTTGGGCAGGTTTGGTTAACAGGCATACTATATCTGACATATATCAACCTACTCTGTATTTATTTGTATATACTTAATAACAATTTGCTATATCAAGGGAACAACAACAGCTAAACCGCACGAACCGCCCCTCAAAACCGAATTTCAGCACACAAACTAAATATCTCGCAACAACCAAAAGCACTACACCTTGAAATCCCAAAAAGTAATTTTCCCCTCAACCGGAGGATTCATTTGCAAAACCTGCGGAATCTGCTGCCACATGCAACCCCCCGACGTAGACCAAATTGAAAAAGAAGCCATCGAAAACAAGGGCCACAAAAGCTTCCTTGACCCACCCGACCCCACCGGACTTCGATGGATAAAAAGAAAAAAGGACGGCACCTGCCACTTCTTAGGTAAAGACAACCAATGCATCATCTACTCCGTTCGCCCAGCAGCCTGCAAAATCGAACCCTACACCATCGCTGATTATGATTATGAAAAAAACGAGATTGTGTTGGAATTGAATTTTCCGTTTTCCTGCTGTTGCCCGGGTGTTTGCGAGGAAAAAACCAATCCTTCTTCTGAGACGGCGGATGCGGCTCGTGTTTTGGTGCAAAAGATTTTGATTTTGACTTCTCAGGACTTGGAGTTGCCTATTCGGGATAGGCGAGTGCATGCGGAGGCGCGTTCGAGGTTGCTGCGCAGAGGGGTTGAAGCGGCTGATTTGCACGTTTAGCGAAAGTTCCAAATGAGACAAAGTTGGCTATTTTTGTTACAGAGATGTCGCAATATTTATCTTTGATGATGTGCCATAGGTAGAATTGCAGGTCAAGGAGCAAGCTTTAGCTGCAATGCATCAAGGCAAAGAAGCATGCAGATTAAAACAGCGAAAAACTGCACGCACCAAAGAATTTGCCTACGATGGGCTGAACATTGCATAGTGTTGAAGCATCCAGACATGAGCAGCAGACTCAACGGCAAAGAATCTGCAGCGACCAAAACATGTCAAGATGGGTCGATTCAACAATAAGGCTCAGACTTGACCTGCTCTTAAAAGTGGAAAACCGTTGCAGAAAACGGTTAAACGCCCACTTTTTTTAAAACCCCTCTTATGCCGGTTGAATCAGTTTTGGATGGTTTTAATTAGTTCTGAGACGTCAAAGCCCTTTGTTTTTGCCCAGTCGGTTAGTTGTGTGTATAGTTTTTCGTCCATAGTTGGTGTGCGGCACAAAATCCAGAGGTACCTTCGGTCAGGTGTGCCAACAACAGCGTATTCATAGCCTGAACCGAGGTTAATTATCCAATAATCGCCATAGAAGGGCCAAAAAAAAGTGACTTTAAGATTCGCGTTGGTGGTTTTGTCGACTACTTTGGCCTTGCCTTTGGCTAGTTTTGATTTGCCGTTTCTTGTGCATTGGTTTAGAACCGATATGGATCCGTCTTTGCGTAGTGTGTAGGTTGCGGTGGTGTTTTGGCAACCTTCCTGAAATCGCGCAGGTAAATGAGCAATCTCGTACCATTTCCCTAAGTAGCGGTTAAGGTCTACGTGAGAAACAGCTTCGAGGTCTCCGGTCTGTTTCAACAAAAAACCCCCACTAATTGGGAGAGAGAATGGGAATGTATAATTTTCGGTTTATGTCAGTTGCATTTTCTTTTGGAAAGGGTTTTGACTACAACAGAACTCGCAGCGAACTATCACATAAATTTTTATACAATAACGCTCTAACCAAGTTCAGGGTTGCAAATGCAGAAGAAACTCCGAGCGATAGCATTTCTTGCAACGATTATTGTAGTACTGTGTGTTTTGTTGGGCTTTTTTGGCAACTCTATTGCCAACTCCATCACCTCTATAGCGACGCCTCAAGCAACATCGACACCAACTGCGGAACCTACCCCGATACCTTCACCGACTCCAATTCCAACTCCACCCGCAACGCCGCTGCCTGTCCCGATCGATTTTACATGTGGCTCCCTAAAAGTAACGGTAAATGTTGACTTAAACGATGGCATGAGCAGAGAAGAAGCAATCACAGTCGCCGAAGCCATAATCAATCATGAATTAACAAACCCCGCATATGAAGTTGAAACTGCAGAAATAGGCGAAAACGGAATTTGGAAAGTTAACTTGAATTGGGAGTATGCTAATGCTGCAAGCGCCGACCAACTGAATTTGTCACATTACTTTAACGAAGAAATCAACCCGCTAAACCAAACAGTAACCTATACCCGCTGTTATTAAGCTGCAATCAGGCTATTTTATAGATTTAAAGGGGTTTGTTAGATAGAAAAGATTCGATGTCATCGATAAACCGCAGGGTCCCAACCTCGATTTTCTTTGTTAAAGAATCTAAATCTGTGAAGTCTGCGTTTTCAACTAAAACGTGTTCTAAAATGGAGTCCCCATTTGCTTTTGCGGGTAGACGGTACTTGTTCCAGTTGTGTTCTTTGATTTGTCGGCAGTATTTAGCTTGGATGTTTTTGTTGTAACCTGCCAGCCATACCTCGAACCTGAAGGATTCGTGGATGAAGAGTATGACGATTTTTAGGCCTTGGCGTTTGAGGGTTTTGGGGAAGAAGTAGAAGTAGGTGTAGTCCATGTAGCCGTAGTGGACACTGTTGGAGACAAAATAGTCGGGATACTTTTTGGACAGGTGCAGCTTTAGGCCGTCAAAATACTCCATCAGCCCCTTATACGCCTGCTGGAGGTGACCCTGTTTTAGCTGTGCGCGGTATTCGGGTAAATAGTCCGAGAAGGCTTTTTCAGTTTTTGTGTTATCTGCGCTCATTTTTGCTCAAGGGGTTTATTGGTTAATCTTGTTATAAGCTTTAAGCAGCTTAAGGCTGACCCCAAATGATTCCGATGCAGATTGTTTTCGGTGTTTGCGTTTGTACCAGAGCATTATTGAGATTGTTGATGACGCCAACAGGAGCAAATAGAAGGGTAACGAGCCAAAACCGAAGACTGCTCCGCCAAATAATGTAGCTAAAATTATGTCGTCTGCTGGGCTGAGGATAAATATTGCCAAGGCGAGCGTTACACAGGCTCGAAAGGTGAGTTTGTTAGACTTCACCTAAGTCACCTGCAGAGAGGGTGTGAGGGGCAACGCAGAGGTTACGTTAGCGTTTTTTGACGGGATGGCTGTTTGCAGGATATTTGAAAAACCTGTAAGTTGAATGAAGCTTTGGCATCGTTTGCAGTAAAGTACCAGTCGCTCAAGGTTGTTGTTGGTTGCAACGATTTCGTATATTGTGTAGGTTTCTTCGGTGTAATCGTCGGGAGAGATTTCTGCATTGCAGTTTGGGCAGTGGAAAGCGCCGGTTCGGTCGGTTTTTGAGAGGTCAAGTCGGTATGTGTGGGGTTGTTTGGTTAAGGTTTTCATCTGTTGTCCCTCGAACTCTTCAAGGGTTCAAAATGCTATTAATTGATTTTTCAGATTTACACTCACATTAAACCCAAATATACCCAAATTAAACCCCGACAACTCAAATAACGACGGGAAGAGAACGTTTTGGAAAAGTATGTTAAAAGTTTGTGAAGACTTTTGCGTTAAAAAATGGTTAAAGGCTGTTAGAAGCGTATGCTTCTCTGCGCAGCTTGTAATTCTCTTTGCATCGAGACCAAGTTCTTCTGGATATCTTCTGTGTAGAGGGTTCGTTTCTGGATACCCTTCTGGACGGCGCCTGCAACCAAAAAGCCCGCACCTATGATTTCGCCTACGGGTGAAGGGTCGGGGAACACGATGCATGCTATACCGATTTTTATGAGATTGGATTTGTTGCCCTCTCGCCATAGTTTCTTAGCCTTAGCGGCTGTTTGGGCGGTTGAATTTACTGCCTGATGCAGTTCTACGCAGCTTTCGGTTAACTCATATAGGGCTTTTGAGGCCTGTTTTGCTTGCTCTTTCATGCTTCCACGCATTTCATTAAAGGCGTTCTTAATCAAAAGCATTCTACGAAAAGCAAGCCCAAACTAGCCCCCCTTCGAGTTTTCGCCACGTATTTTTGTGTGTATATGCATCAAAAATCGGGTTATTAGTGCGGCTACTTTTATATGGTCAATGCTAAAATGCAAACACAAAATCCAAAAAGAGACGCAAAATAAGTCAGAAAAGCCGCGTTAGGGGGGTTAACTTATTAGCGGTTAACAGCTATTTATTATCAAAAATTAAGGAATTGAAACCAGATGGAATTGCCACCAATATTCTGGGAAGTGCACCATAATCTACCACGAGAAGGACCCGGCGATAATGAATCAACCGCTAAAGCCTTCCGAATGATTAAAGCACTACCCGCTGAGCCACGTATACTTGACGTTGGCTGTGGTCCAGGGATGCAAACGATAGAATTGGCCAAACTGTCGCAAGGTCTAATTGAAGCGGTAGATTTTCATCAGCCCTACCTAGACCAACTAAAGGCAAACGCAGAAAAGGAGGGCTTGAGCAACAGAATTAAAGTCGTCAAGGGCGACATGTTCAATCTCGGATACGCCGTTGAGAGTTTTGATTTGATTTGGTGTGAAGGAGCAATATTTGTCATAGGCTTTGAAAAGGGTCTTCGTGAATGGCGGCCACTGTTGACTAAGAATGGTTACCTTGTGGTTTCGGAGCTTTCCTGGCTAATAACAGATTTGCCACAAGAAATTTTGGACTACATGAACCAAATTTATCCCCAAGCAAAAAGCATCGAGAAGAACAAGAAAACCGCACAAGAAGCAGGCTACCGAGTCATTAATTCGTTTATTCTACCTAAAGATAGCTGGTGGACCAATTATTACACGCCAATAGAAGCCAAACTCCCCGACCTGAGAACTAAACATGAAGGCGAACCCGAAGCCCTGCAGTATTTAGATAGCGAAAAGAAAGAAAGTGAAATGTTCCGCAAATACTCAGATTACTATGGCTACGTGTTTTACGTGTTAGAAAAGAGCTAAAAAAATGAAAGAGGGTGTTGTTTTATTTGAATAGTTTCCAGACAACAGCCGCTATGATTCCGCCGATTATCGGGGCTACCCAGAAGACCCAAAGTTGACTCAGCGCAGCGCCTTGGACAAAAATTGCAGGACCCAAGCTTCTTGCGGGGTTTACGGAGGTTCCATCAATGGGGATTGCAACCAAATGCACAACCACCAACGTTAAGCCTATGGCTAAACCTGCGAATCCTTTGGGTACGCGTTCATGTGTTGAGCCGTGAACGACAAGCACGAATAGGAAGGTCAAAACGATTTCAGTGACTAGAACTGACGCTAAAGAGTATGTACTAAAAGAGTTTGCGCCTAAGCCGTCGAGAGTTAAACTATACATGGGGTTTCCGATTGCAATGGCGTAGAGTATACCTGCACCGATAATTGCTCCTACACATTGAAAGACTACATAGAATACTGTGTCTTTGACGCTGATTTTTCCGGCAACCAACATAGAAATGGAGATTGCGGGGTTTATGTGACATCCTGAAACGCTGCCAATTGCGTAGACCATGGCTACTACGGCAAGACCAAAAGCAAAGGAAATGCCATAATAACCTACGTATTGTCCAGCAATTACTGCGCTGCCACAGCCTAAAAGCACCAAAACCATTGTTCCGATTAATTCGGCAACGTATTTTTTCATTGGAGCTATTTGGGGAACAGCCGCTGGAGGCTGCGATACCTCATTTAGAGTTTTTTGTGTTTCTGCCATTATTTTGTTTCTCCCTGAAGATTTAGTTGCTGTTTGGCGGGTTAGCGCTTATAATCTTTGTCCCAAAAGAACCCATCAAGCTGCACGCAGAAGCCAAAAAACCAACAACACATAACGCCCACAAGAACACGTCTAAAGTTAGCGTATACTTATATGCATCGACAAACAGCCTATTTAGCTCACATAGAGGTTACGCTATGTCTGTGTTTGCAAAGCCAGGAGCATATGACTATAATGCTACAGTTTTCTCGCCTGACGGGCGACTATACCAAGTAGAATACGCGATGGAGTTGGTTAACCGAGGCGCCACCATTGTGGGCATAAAATGCCCCGAAGGCGTAGTTTTAGGTTCAGAAGAAAACCTTGACGTCCTCGAAAAAGCCAACGATTCCTGGAAAATATTCAAAATAGACCAACACATAGCAGCAGCCATAGTAGGATTAAGTTCAGACGCAAAAGTTCTAGTCGAAAAAGCAAGAATCGACGCCCAAAGTAACAAACTCACCTTTGACGAAACCATCGACGTAGAAACCGTTACAGAACACATCTGCGACATACAACAAGTATACACCCAACACGGCGGCGGACGCCCCTTCGGAGCAGCCCTAATCATAGGAGGCGTCGACAAAACAGGCCCACACGTGTTCGCTACTCAACCCACAGGCACCTATAAGGCCTTTAAGGCCACCGCTTTAGGTGCAGGCAGAGAAGGTGTGCTCTCGATTCTAAAAGAAGAATACCGTGAGGATTTGACACTTGAAGGCAGCATAAAACTCGCAGTTAAATGTCTCATAAAAAGCTGCCAAGAAAGACAGGTGGCGCCCAGATTAAAAATCGCTGTTGTGCCTGTTGCGACAAAGAAGATGGAAATGCTATCTGACGAAACTGTGCAGAACAAAATCACAGAAAACGCGTAAATCAAACGCGCAATCACTTTTATTCTTCGTTCATCAGTTTACTGCACAGGATGCATTGCTCGTTTTTTGATCTAAAAGCCTCTGCTTTGGACATTTGGCGTCTTAATTTGTCGAATTTTTTGGTGAGAAACAAAAATTCGTCTTGGACTGTCCAATCACTTTTGGCGGTAAATGGGGGATAAGAGAAGTCTGCGAAAGCATCATTGCAATGATGAAAGGACAGGTCCGCGTTGTACATGATTTGGGTGGGTCCATTTTTTATGTTAGTACAAACGCCCATGTTAGCGCAGTCAAAATAGGCGTCATCTTGATGTTTGGATTTTCCTGGGTGGGCGGGCATAGTCCAGAGGGTAACCTGTTTTTCTACCCGTAAGCGGTTTCCAAAATTATCTTCAGATAAAAGGGCGAAGGGGAAATCGACAACGTAAGCCTCGCGGGGACTTGACAGGGCAGCCCGGAAATCCTCAAATTCCTTGCAGAATCGCCCCAAAACCTTCCCGATAACATTGAGGGTTTGGTTTTTGTTTTCTTTACTATAGATTGTTTCAACGATTACTGATGGCTGATAGGTCAATATCAGTGATAGCATGTGGCTTAGGCGGTTTTCAGCGTTGACGCCAAGGTTTTGGAAGAGGTTAAAGCCGAGCCTAATTTCAACATGCGCTCCGACTTGGTAGAGCTTAGAGAATAGATTGTCGAGTGCATCTTGCTTGTCCCAGCCGCTGGTCTTGATTATGATTTTTGCAGAGGGAAGCAAGGTCGTGATGAGTTGGACAACATCAACGATTGACCACAATTCTCCGTTGCTGCTTTTGCTGCGGTAAAAGAAGGGTTCCCCGCCCGACAAGAAAATAAGGCATTCTTCCTCCGGGTTTTGCTGGTAATATTGTGCGATTTCTGAGAGCTTTTTTCTAAACTTCTCAGGTTTGAGGACCGCTATGCCGGTGTCGCAGCAGCAGGTTGGACACCGCTTATCACACAAGTTCGTAACCCTAAAGATGTAAGAACTAAACATGGTATCACAAATTCCCCAACGCTTTCGGGCACCGAGACGGCAACCCAAGCAAATCGTTGTTGTAGAATAATGCGTCGCCTCTGCAGCCGCCATCACAGTTGACCTTATTTGCGCAACTTCGGCATTCCGGGAGGTTATCTATGGGGCTTGCTTTGATTGCTCGTAGCTGTTTTATGGATTCTGAATTTTGCCACAACTCCGAAATGCTGCCGCCTAAAAGATTACCCAGCTTAAAGGTCGAAAGCGAGGTGCAAGGGTATAGATCGCCGTAGAAGTCGATGTAAGCAAAATTGTCTCCGGCGGGGCATTGCATTTGGTTACCCTCTGGATTTGCGCGGTCAAAGATTGTTAGTTCGGCGGTGTTGAAGAAGATTTTTGGATACTCCGCTATTAGGCGGGTGAGCAGATTTTTCAGCTTTTTTTCTTGGACGGGGGTAAGTTTTAGTTGGTCATAATCGTTCTTGGTTCCAAAGGGCCTCAGGTCTTGCAACGTAATAGCAGAAACCCCCAGAGCGGAGGCTAAATCCGCGATTTTTTCTATTTCAGAAAAATTGTGTTTTGTTACTGTCACCATAACTGTTGTGGACACACCGTTTTCGATTAGCTTTTTTATTGTATTGACTGTTTTTTGGAATGCAGATTTTCCTCGGGTTAGGCTGTTTACTTCTTCAGTGGAGCCATCAAGGCTTATGCCCACGAATAAGTTGAATGCCTTAATTTTCTGCAGAACCTCTGGGGGCATTGAAACGCCGTTCGTTAAAACCGCAACCGTTACCCCCGCGGCTTTCAACTTTTCAACAACACTCCAGAGGTCTTCAAGTAAGAGGCATTCTCCGCCTGTCAATGTCACTTTAAACGCTTTAGCTTGAATTATTTTATCTGCGATTTCTTCAAATTCCCGCAGGGTAAGCGTTTTTTCTTTTGTTTGGTGCGTTTTTGCGTCAGGGAAACAGTAGATGCATGAGAGGTTACATTTGGGAGATAAAGCCCATAAAATGTTGAGCGGGCTTATTTCGCTTTTAATATCGTAGAATGTTGCAGCTGTATGCGGAACACCATCATCAACCGGAGCAGCAGTAGGGTTTTGGGGTTTTTCTTTTAGGAAGCTGTTTGTAAAAAGCCAATTCAGAAACGTTTCGTCTTGTTTTTCAAAGTTATCTTTGAGGATGCATCGGTGGTAGGCTTCTTTTGAGACGCTGATTAAGCCAAGATTTAAACCATTATAGAGAAGATAGCAGGCTGCTTCTTCGCGTACGATTACT
This genomic stretch from Candidatus Bathyarchaeota archaeon harbors:
- a CDS encoding archaeal proteasome endopeptidase complex subunit alpha; amino-acid sequence: MSVFAKPGAYDYNATVFSPDGRLYQVEYAMELVNRGATIVGIKCPEGVVLGSEENLDVLEKANDSWKIFKIDQHIAAAIVGLSSDAKVLVEKARIDAQSNKLTFDETIDVETVTEHICDIQQVYTQHGGGRPFGAALIIGGVDKTGPHVFATQPTGTYKAFKATALGAGREGVLSILKEEYREDLTLEGSIKLAVKCLIKSCQERQVAPRLKIAVVPVATKKMEMLSDETVQNKITENA
- a CDS encoding class I SAM-dependent methyltransferase, encoding MELPPIFWEVHHNLPREGPGDNESTAKAFRMIKALPAEPRILDVGCGPGMQTIELAKLSQGLIEAVDFHQPYLDQLKANAEKEGLSNRIKVVKGDMFNLGYAVESFDLIWCEGAIFVIGFEKGLREWRPLLTKNGYLVVSELSWLITDLPQEILDYMNQIYPQAKSIEKNKKTAQEAGYRVINSFILPKDSWWTNYYTPIEAKLPDLRTKHEGEPEALQYLDSEKKESEMFRKYSDYYGYVFYVLEKS
- a CDS encoding YkgJ family cysteine cluster protein, with protein sequence MKSQKVIFPSTGGFICKTCGICCHMQPPDVDQIEKEAIENKGHKSFLDPPDPTGLRWIKRKKDGTCHFLGKDNQCIIYSVRPAACKIEPYTIADYDYEKNEIVLELNFPFSCCCPGVCEEKTNPSSETADAARVLVQKILILTSQDLELPIRDRRVHAEARSRLLRRGVEAADLHV
- the aqpZ gene encoding aquaporin Z: MKKYVAELIGTMVLVLLGCGSAVIAGQYVGYYGISFAFGLAVVAMVYAIGSVSGCHINPAISISMLVAGKISVKDTVFYVVFQCVGAIIGAGILYAIAIGNPMYSLTLDGLGANSFSTYSLASVLVTEIVLTFLFVLVVHGSTHERVPKGFAGLAIGLTLVVVHLVAIPIDGTSVNPARSLGPAIFVQGAALSQLWVFWVAPIIGGIIAAVVWKLFK
- a CDS encoding radical SAM protein, with amino-acid sequence MVELDPKVIVREEAACYLLYNGLNLGLISVSKEAYHRCILKDNFEKQDETFLNWLFTNSFLKEKPQNPTAAPVDDGVPHTAATFYDIKSEISPLNILWALSPKCNLSCIYCFPDAKTHQTKEKTLTLREFEEIADKIIQAKAFKVTLTGGECLLLEDLWSVVEKLKAAGVTVAVLTNGVSMPPEVLQKIKAFNLFVGISLDGSTEEVNSLTRGKSAFQKTVNTIKKLIENGVSTTVMVTVTKHNFSEIEKIADLASALGVSAITLQDLRPFGTKNDYDQLKLTPVQEKKLKNLLTRLIAEYPKIFFNTAELTIFDRANPEGNQMQCPAGDNFAYIDFYGDLYPCTSLSTFKLGNLLGGSISELWQNSESIKQLRAIKASPIDNLPECRSCANKVNCDGGCRGDALFYNNDLLGLPSRCPKALGNL
- a CDS encoding lipocalin family protein, encoding MLKQTGDLEAVSHVDLNRYLGKWYEIAHLPARFQEGCQNTTATYTLRKDGSISVLNQCTRNGKSKLAKGKAKVVDKTTNANLKVTFFWPFYGDYWIINLGSGYEYAVVGTPDRRYLWILCRTPTMDEKLYTQLTDWAKTKGFDVSELIKTIQN